Proteins encoded within one genomic window of Amycolatopsis sp. 2-15:
- a CDS encoding MbtH family protein — translation MTNPFENPDGTYLVLVNDEGQHSLWPEFVAVPAGWTTAFGPDARQPCLDYVEQNWTDLRPKSLIEAMDS, via the coding sequence ATGACGAACCCCTTCGAGAACCCCGACGGCACCTACCTCGTGCTCGTCAACGACGAGGGCCAGCACAGCCTGTGGCCCGAGTTCGTGGCCGTCCCGGCCGGCTGGACCACCGCCTTCGGCCCCGACGCCCGCCAGCCGTGCCTCGACTACGTGGAACAGAACTGGACCGACCTGCGGCCGAAGTCGCTCATCGAGGCCATGGATTCCTGA
- a CDS encoding iron-siderophore ABC transporter substrate-binding protein, with protein sequence MARFSLLSAARGRARTAGALAAAIVLAGALTACGSDTPAAPGSTGASGTTDPGAFPVTIDHKYGSTTIEKAPQRIVTVGLTEQDSLLALGVVPVGTTDWLGNFPGAIAPWGKAKLGNAPLPTVLKDSDGPQFEKIAALKPDLIIGLYSALTQEQYTTLSKIAPTIAQPKQYNDYGIPWQETTKTVGKAVGKAKEADALVAGVEDQFAKARAAHPEFAGKSALMATQYDGYFVYGSEDPRSRILTSLGFKLPPNLDQLIGDKFGANISAERTDLLNVDAQVWIVDTIPGGQATLAKDKLYSGLNVAKQKREVFIEDPSTYGSATSFVSVLSLPYTLERMVPQLTAAVDGNPATDVQPAA encoded by the coding sequence ATGGCCCGCTTCTCCCTCCTGTCCGCCGCGCGCGGGCGCGCCCGGACCGCCGGGGCGCTCGCCGCGGCGATCGTGCTCGCCGGCGCGCTCACGGCGTGCGGCTCCGACACCCCCGCGGCGCCGGGCTCGACCGGCGCGTCCGGCACCACGGACCCCGGCGCGTTCCCGGTCACCATCGACCACAAGTACGGCTCGACGACGATCGAGAAGGCGCCGCAGCGCATCGTCACCGTCGGCCTGACCGAGCAGGACTCGCTGCTCGCCCTCGGCGTCGTGCCCGTCGGCACCACCGACTGGCTCGGCAACTTCCCCGGCGCCATCGCGCCGTGGGGCAAGGCGAAGCTCGGCAACGCTCCCCTGCCCACCGTCCTGAAGGACTCCGACGGGCCGCAGTTCGAGAAGATCGCCGCGCTGAAGCCGGACCTCATCATCGGCCTGTACTCCGCGCTCACGCAGGAGCAGTACACCACCCTGTCGAAGATCGCGCCGACGATCGCGCAGCCCAAGCAGTACAACGACTACGGCATCCCGTGGCAGGAGACGACCAAGACGGTCGGCAAGGCCGTGGGCAAGGCCAAGGAAGCCGACGCGCTCGTGGCCGGCGTCGAGGACCAGTTCGCCAAGGCCCGCGCCGCGCATCCCGAGTTCGCGGGCAAGAGCGCCCTGATGGCCACCCAGTACGACGGCTACTTCGTCTACGGCAGCGAGGACCCACGCTCGCGCATCCTGACTTCGCTCGGCTTCAAGCTGCCCCCGAACCTCGACCAGCTCATCGGCGACAAGTTCGGCGCGAACATCAGCGCGGAACGCACCGACCTGCTCAACGTCGACGCCCAGGTCTGGATCGTCGACACCATCCCGGGCGGCCAGGCGACCCTGGCGAAGGACAAGCTGTACTCCGGCCTGAACGTCGCGAAGCAGAAGCGCGAGGTCTTCATCGAGGACCCGAGCACCTACGGCAGCGCCACGTCGTTCGTCAGCGTGCTCAGCCTGCCCTACACGCTCGAGCGGATGGTCCCCCAGCTCACCGCCGCCGTCGACGGCAACCCGGCCACGGACGTCCAGCCCGCGGCCTGA
- a CDS encoding ABC transporter ATP-binding protein yields MSARELLPTADGHRIRAVLGELLRRSKARAAGSFAFVVAATAVGLLTAPLLGRVVDIVAQHRPATDLVTPVVELVLVAVVSAIATAIGTSMLARLGETMLADLRERFVDRALGLPLEQVEKAGSGDLTTRVTNDVSVVAEAVREALPELGRSVLTIVLTLVSMAVLDWRFLLAALLAVPIQLHTVRWYVRQAKPLYAAQRAAVGAQQQQLLDTIGGAKTVRAFRLADEHVERVRQRSDGAVELALRGIRLVTRFFGRLNLAEFIGLSAVLAAGYLLVGANLATVGVATAAALYFHSLFGPINTALALVDDAQAAAASLARLIGVADLPAPVEPRQPARPVDSSVKAGALRHSYVDGHPVLREVDLDLAPGERVALVGASGAGKTTLAKLIAGIHQPGSGSVSLGGVPLAELGPAQTRRTVALISQEVHVFSGTLADDLRLARPEASEEDLRAALGTVGALEWTEALPEGLDTVVGDGGHQLTVTQAQQLALVRLVLADPPVAILDEATAEAGSAGAKTLEAAAAAALQGRTGLVVAHRLTQAAASDRIVVLDAGAVMETGTHDELVAAGGRYATLWAAWSGTRRVDDVVME; encoded by the coding sequence GTGAGCGCCCGCGAACTGCTCCCGACCGCGGACGGGCACCGCATCCGCGCGGTGCTGGGTGAACTGCTGCGCCGCTCGAAAGCACGCGCCGCCGGGTCGTTCGCCTTCGTCGTGGCCGCCACGGCCGTCGGCCTGCTCACCGCGCCGCTGCTGGGCCGCGTCGTCGACATCGTCGCGCAGCACCGCCCGGCCACGGACCTCGTGACGCCGGTCGTGGAGCTCGTCCTCGTGGCGGTCGTGTCGGCCATCGCCACCGCCATCGGAACCTCGATGCTCGCGCGCCTGGGCGAGACGATGCTGGCGGATCTGCGCGAGCGGTTCGTCGACCGCGCCCTGGGCCTGCCGCTGGAACAGGTGGAGAAGGCCGGTTCCGGCGACCTCACCACCCGCGTGACCAACGACGTGTCGGTCGTCGCAGAGGCCGTGCGCGAGGCGTTGCCGGAGCTGGGCCGGTCGGTGCTCACGATCGTGCTGACGCTCGTGAGCATGGCCGTGCTCGACTGGCGATTCCTCCTCGCGGCCCTGCTCGCCGTGCCGATCCAGCTGCACACCGTGCGCTGGTACGTCCGGCAGGCGAAGCCGCTCTACGCCGCGCAGCGGGCCGCGGTCGGTGCACAGCAACAACAGTTGCTCGACACGATCGGCGGCGCCAAGACCGTGCGGGCGTTCCGGCTGGCCGACGAGCACGTGGAGCGCGTGCGGCAGCGTTCGGACGGCGCGGTCGAGCTGGCGCTGCGCGGGATCCGGCTGGTCACGCGGTTCTTCGGCCGGCTGAACCTCGCGGAGTTCATCGGACTCTCCGCCGTGCTCGCGGCGGGTTACCTGCTCGTGGGCGCGAACCTCGCGACGGTCGGTGTCGCCACCGCGGCGGCGCTGTACTTCCACAGCCTGTTCGGCCCGATCAACACGGCGCTCGCGCTCGTCGACGACGCCCAGGCGGCCGCGGCGAGCCTCGCGCGGCTGATCGGCGTGGCCGACCTGCCGGCGCCGGTCGAACCACGGCAGCCGGCCCGGCCGGTCGACTCGTCGGTGAAGGCCGGCGCGCTGCGGCACTCCTATGTGGACGGTCACCCGGTGCTGCGCGAGGTGGACCTCGACCTGGCGCCCGGCGAACGCGTCGCGCTGGTCGGCGCGAGCGGCGCGGGCAAGACGACGCTGGCCAAGCTCATCGCCGGCATCCACCAGCCGGGCTCGGGTTCGGTCTCGCTCGGCGGCGTGCCGCTCGCGGAGCTCGGCCCGGCCCAGACCCGCCGCACCGTCGCGCTGATCAGCCAGGAGGTCCACGTCTTCAGCGGCACGCTCGCCGACGACCTGCGGCTGGCGCGGCCCGAAGCGTCCGAAGAGGACCTGCGCGCGGCGCTCGGCACGGTCGGCGCGCTGGAGTGGACCGAGGCGCTGCCGGAAGGCCTGGACACCGTTGTCGGCGACGGCGGGCACCAGCTCACCGTCACGCAGGCGCAGCAGCTCGCGCTCGTGCGGCTCGTGCTGGCCGATCCGCCGGTGGCGATCCTCGACGAGGCCACGGCCGAAGCGGGCAGCGCGGGCGCGAAGACGCTGGAAGCGGCCGCGGCGGCGGCGCTGCAGGGGCGGACCGGGCTCGTGGTGGCCCACCGGCTCACGCAGGCGGCGGCGTCGGACCGGATCGTGGTACTCGACGCGGGCGCGGTCATGGAGACGGGTACGCACGACGAACTGGTCGCCGCGGGCGGCCGGTACGCGACGTTGTGGGCCGCGTGGTCGGGGACACGCCGGGTGGACGACGTGGTAATGGAGTGA
- a CDS encoding ABC transporter ATP-binding protein, whose amino-acid sequence MTTAAATTGRDVLRRAVSGQRGAVTLSSILAAAHQGGEALVPVVIGVVIDHAVADSSVLTLLTWLGVLAVVFLVLSYSYRFGARAAERAAERAAHDIRLSLSRRVLHSRGGTETGALAGELASIGTSDARRVGMINATLPFGISALAGLVVSAVALLRMSVPLGLLVLLGTPPLLLLAHLIGKPLEKRSEVEQERAAHASGVAADLVAGLRVLKGIGAEPAAVDRYRRTSRDSLLATVRAARAQAWHNGALLALTGIFIALVALVGGNLAANGDISVGDLVAAVGLAQFLQTPFSIFAWVNGQFAQARASAGRVATVLDSPLAVPEGSASLPAPAAGGVELSRVTHGKLRELDLSVPAGQLLGVVTVDPATATDLLDCLGRFTDPGTGTVRVDAVDLSTVDPDRVREVVLVAAHDADLFEGTLEENVRAGGPAVPDGVLAAAAADEVASTLPSGTATAVTERGRSLSGGQRQRVALARALAADTPVLVLHDPTTAVDTVTEARIAEGIAELRCGRTTIVVTTSPALLAATDRVVLLDEGRVVAEGEHAGLVRERADYRAAVLS is encoded by the coding sequence GTGACGACGGCTGCAGCGACGACCGGACGGGATGTGCTGCGGCGCGCGGTCTCCGGACAGCGGGGGGCCGTGACGCTGTCGTCGATCCTGGCCGCCGCGCACCAGGGCGGCGAAGCACTGGTACCTGTGGTGATCGGCGTGGTCATCGATCACGCGGTGGCCGACAGCTCCGTGCTCACGCTGCTCACCTGGCTGGGGGTGCTGGCGGTGGTGTTCCTGGTGCTGTCCTACAGCTACCGCTTCGGGGCGCGGGCCGCGGAACGCGCGGCCGAGCGCGCCGCGCACGACATCCGGCTCTCGCTCTCACGGCGCGTGCTGCATTCGCGCGGCGGCACCGAAACCGGCGCGCTCGCGGGTGAGCTGGCCAGCATCGGGACCTCGGACGCGCGGCGCGTCGGGATGATCAACGCGACGCTGCCGTTCGGGATCTCGGCGCTGGCGGGCCTCGTGGTCAGCGCGGTCGCGCTGCTGCGGATGTCGGTACCGCTCGGCCTGCTGGTGCTGCTCGGCACTCCCCCGCTGCTGTTGCTCGCGCACCTGATCGGCAAGCCGCTGGAGAAGCGCAGCGAGGTCGAACAGGAGCGCGCGGCGCACGCTTCGGGTGTCGCGGCCGATCTGGTGGCGGGGCTGCGGGTGCTCAAGGGCATCGGCGCGGAACCGGCCGCCGTCGACCGGTATCGCCGCACCAGCCGGGATTCGCTGCTGGCCACCGTGCGCGCCGCTCGCGCGCAGGCGTGGCACAACGGCGCACTGCTCGCGTTGACGGGCATCTTCATCGCACTGGTGGCGCTCGTCGGCGGGAACCTGGCGGCGAACGGCGACATCAGCGTCGGCGACCTCGTCGCGGCGGTCGGGCTCGCGCAGTTCCTGCAGACCCCGTTCTCGATCTTCGCGTGGGTCAACGGCCAGTTCGCGCAGGCCCGCGCGTCGGCCGGGCGCGTCGCGACCGTGCTCGACTCCCCGCTCGCCGTGCCCGAGGGCAGCGCCTCGCTGCCGGCGCCGGCCGCGGGCGGGGTCGAGCTTTCCCGTGTGACGCACGGAAAGCTGCGGGAGCTGGACCTGTCCGTGCCCGCCGGCCAGCTGCTGGGGGTCGTCACCGTCGACCCGGCGACGGCCACCGACCTGCTCGACTGCCTGGGCCGCTTCACCGATCCCGGCACGGGCACGGTGCGCGTCGACGCGGTCGACCTGTCCACTGTGGACCCGGATCGGGTCCGGGAGGTGGTGCTCGTGGCCGCGCACGACGCCGATCTGTTCGAAGGAACCCTGGAGGAGAACGTGCGAGCGGGTGGTCCGGCGGTGCCGGACGGAGTGCTGGCGGCCGCGGCCGCCGACGAGGTCGCGAGCACGCTGCCGTCGGGCACGGCCACAGCCGTCACCGAACGGGGGCGCTCGCTCTCGGGCGGGCAACGACAACGCGTGGCACTCGCGCGGGCGCTGGCGGCGGACACGCCGGTGCTCGTGCTGCACGACCCGACCACCGCCGTCGACACGGTGACCGAAGCCCGGATCGCCGAAGGCATCGCGGAACTGCGCTGCGGCCGCACCACGATCGTGGTGACGACCAGCCCGGCCCTGCTCGCGGCCACCGACCGCGTGGTGCTGCTCGACGAAGGGCGGGTGGTCGCCGAAGGTGAGCACGCCGGCCTCGTGCGCGAGCGCGCCGACTACCGCGCGGCGGTGCTCTCGTGA
- a CDS encoding FecCD family ABC transporter permease, with translation MSVVVSVSPPVAAGPPAHRGRARALRGGGLVCAVALLVLIMLVSLWVGSKSIPFGSTWSVLWHNDGSADAVIIHDQRLPRTLLGALVGAALGLAGAVMQALTRNPLADPGLLGVNNGAAAAVVSAIAFTGVTTVLGYVWFAFLGAAVASVVVYLLGTAGRGGATPDRLVMSGAALTAVLQAYIGAVLLIDPDTFNQFRFWNVGSLSGRRADVLVQVSPFIVIGIVLALLLARPLNVLALGEQTGKALGAHIGRTRVLGAIAVTLLCGASTAAIGPIAFIGLAVPQAVRILVGPDQRWVLPYSMILSPVLLIGSDVIGRILNPPEELQVGIVTAFLGAPVFIALCRRRKLARL, from the coding sequence GTGTCGGTGGTCGTCAGCGTCAGCCCACCCGTGGCGGCGGGGCCACCCGCGCATCGGGGGCGGGCCCGGGCCCTGCGCGGCGGCGGGCTGGTGTGTGCCGTCGCGCTGCTCGTGCTGATCATGCTCGTGAGCCTCTGGGTGGGCTCGAAGAGCATCCCGTTCGGCTCGACCTGGTCGGTGCTCTGGCACAACGACGGCAGCGCCGACGCGGTCATCATCCACGACCAGCGGCTGCCGCGGACCTTGCTCGGCGCCCTCGTCGGCGCCGCTCTCGGGCTCGCCGGCGCGGTGATGCAGGCGCTCACCCGCAACCCGCTCGCCGACCCGGGTCTGCTCGGCGTGAACAACGGAGCGGCCGCCGCGGTGGTCTCGGCCATCGCGTTCACCGGCGTCACGACCGTGCTCGGTTACGTGTGGTTCGCGTTCCTCGGCGCCGCGGTCGCTTCGGTGGTGGTCTACCTGCTCGGCACCGCGGGCCGCGGCGGGGCGACGCCCGACCGGCTCGTGATGTCGGGCGCGGCCCTCACCGCGGTGCTGCAGGCCTACATCGGCGCGGTGCTCCTCATCGACCCCGACACGTTCAACCAGTTCAGGTTCTGGAACGTCGGCTCGCTCAGCGGCCGGCGCGCGGACGTGCTGGTGCAGGTGTCGCCGTTCATCGTCATCGGCATCGTGCTCGCGCTGCTGCTCGCGCGGCCGCTGAACGTGCTCGCGCTGGGCGAGCAGACCGGCAAGGCGCTCGGCGCGCACATCGGCCGCACGCGGGTCCTGGGCGCGATCGCGGTCACCCTGCTGTGCGGGGCTTCCACGGCGGCCATCGGGCCGATCGCGTTCATCGGGCTGGCGGTGCCGCAGGCCGTGCGCATTCTCGTGGGTCCGGACCAGCGGTGGGTACTGCCGTACTCGATGATCCTGTCGCCGGTGCTGCTGATCGGGTCCGACGTGATCGGCCGCATCCTCAACCCGCCGGAGGAGCTGCAGGTGGGCATCGTGACGGCGTTCCTCGGCGCGCCGGTGTTCATCGCGCTGTGCCGGCGCCGGAAGCTGGCGCGCCTGTGA
- a CDS encoding FecCD family ABC transporter permease, translated as MTAIDERPVRVRRVSLRVTPRALVVGIVLAVVLFVLSAVSMTTGDYPLSVLDVVKTLFGFGDAGTEFIVTTLRLPRLLLAILVGAALAVSGGVLQSLSGNPLGSPDVIGFTEGSATGALLVIVLAHGGSGEVALGALVGGVLTALAVGLLAYRRGLQGFRMILVGIGVAAMLTAANSYLITRASLQDAYAAQAWLVGGLNGRGWDEIWPVAIAVVVLLPLAFGYGRRLALLEMGDDSAKGLGVPVERSRAVLLAVAVTLCAVATAATGPIAFVALAAPQLAKRLARSAKPALVSSALMGALLLVASDLVTRLVFGEEGLPVGIATGAIGGLYLMWLLSNQWRRNRG; from the coding sequence GTGACCGCGATCGACGAACGTCCCGTCCGGGTGCGGCGGGTTTCGCTGCGGGTGACGCCGCGCGCGTTGGTGGTGGGCATCGTGCTCGCCGTGGTGCTGTTCGTGCTGAGCGCTGTGAGCATGACGACGGGCGACTACCCGCTGTCGGTGCTCGACGTCGTGAAGACGCTCTTCGGCTTCGGCGACGCGGGCACGGAGTTCATCGTGACCACGCTGCGGCTGCCGCGGCTGCTGCTCGCGATCCTGGTCGGTGCGGCGCTCGCGGTGAGCGGTGGCGTGTTGCAGAGCCTGTCCGGCAACCCGCTCGGCAGCCCGGACGTCATCGGCTTCACCGAGGGCTCGGCGACCGGCGCGCTGCTCGTGATCGTGCTGGCGCACGGCGGTTCCGGAGAGGTGGCGCTCGGCGCGCTCGTCGGCGGGGTGCTCACGGCGCTGGCCGTCGGGCTGCTCGCCTACCGGCGCGGGCTGCAGGGGTTCAGGATGATCCTGGTCGGCATCGGGGTCGCCGCCATGCTCACGGCCGCGAACTCGTACCTGATCACGCGGGCTTCGCTGCAGGACGCGTACGCCGCGCAGGCGTGGCTCGTCGGCGGCCTCAACGGCCGGGGCTGGGACGAGATCTGGCCGGTCGCGATCGCCGTGGTGGTGCTGCTGCCGCTCGCGTTCGGCTACGGCCGGCGGCTCGCGCTGCTGGAGATGGGCGACGACTCGGCCAAGGGCCTCGGCGTGCCGGTGGAGCGCAGCCGTGCGGTGCTGCTCGCGGTGGCCGTGACACTGTGCGCGGTCGCCACCGCCGCGACGGGACCCATCGCGTTCGTCGCGCTCGCCGCGCCGCAGCTGGCCAAACGGCTGGCGCGCTCGGCGAAACCGGCGCTGGTGTCCTCGGCCCTGATGGGCGCACTGTTGCTCGTGGCCAGTGACCTCGTGACGCGCCTGGTGTTCGGCGAGGAAGGCCTTCCGGTCGGCATCGCGACCGGCGCGATCGGCGGTCTCTACCTGATGTGGCTGCTGTCGAACCAGTGGCGGCGCAACCGCGGCTGA
- a CDS encoding DMT family transporter has protein sequence MVWGLLCALLSAVAYGVASVMQAVAAKATPDAGAGVDPRLLLRVLRQWKYVAGLGLDVLGFVAQIAALHVLPLFVVQATQAASLAVTAVAARVFGVRLGAREWAAVVVVCAGLALLGSSAQSEGSEQVGLGFRLALAGAVVVLGLAGIAAGKAGRRVRTPALGLIAGLCFGLVAVAGRIIPSLAPLDLLTDPALYILAVSGGMAMLFYATALQRGSVTTSTAMMVLGETVLPSLIGVVLLGDRTRPGFVVVAVAGFVLAVTAALALARFGEPAPIEQPV, from the coding sequence ATGGTGTGGGGACTGCTGTGTGCGCTGCTCTCGGCCGTGGCGTACGGCGTCGCTTCGGTGATGCAGGCCGTGGCGGCGAAGGCGACGCCCGACGCGGGCGCGGGAGTCGACCCGCGGTTGCTGCTGCGGGTGCTGCGGCAGTGGAAGTACGTGGCCGGCTTGGGGCTGGACGTGCTCGGGTTCGTCGCGCAGATCGCCGCCCTGCACGTGTTGCCGTTGTTCGTCGTGCAGGCCACGCAGGCGGCGAGCCTGGCCGTGACGGCCGTGGCCGCGCGGGTGTTCGGCGTGCGGCTCGGGGCGCGCGAGTGGGCGGCCGTCGTGGTGGTCTGCGCGGGCCTCGCGTTGCTGGGTTCTTCGGCGCAGAGCGAAGGTTCCGAGCAGGTGGGCCTGGGCTTCCGGCTGGCGCTGGCGGGCGCCGTGGTGGTGCTCGGGCTGGCCGGGATCGCGGCGGGCAAGGCCGGACGCCGCGTCCGCACGCCGGCGCTGGGGCTGATCGCCGGGCTGTGCTTCGGGCTGGTCGCGGTGGCGGGCCGGATCATCCCGAGCCTCGCCCCGCTCGACCTGCTCACCGACCCGGCGCTCTACATCCTCGCGGTGTCGGGCGGCATGGCGATGCTGTTTTACGCCACGGCGTTGCAGCGCGGCAGCGTGACCACGTCGACCGCGATGATGGTGCTCGGCGAGACCGTGCTGCCCTCGCTCATCGGCGTCGTGCTGCTCGGCGACCGCACGCGGCCCGGCTTCGTGGTCGTGGCCGTCGCCGGGTTCGTGCTCGCGGTCACCGCGGCCCTCGCGCTCGCCCGGTTCGGCGAGCCGGCGCCGATCGAGCAGCCCGTCTGA
- a CDS encoding barnase inhibitor, translating to MTGHNDDLPVLVIDGSRFSDFAGFAREFSRLLDGYRWRGGLDAFNDVLRGGFGTPDGDWVLRWLDSRLSRAALGHEATVLRLTELLLTCHPSNRPSIEARIAAARRGEGPTLFDEIVDIIRIHGPGGREAEDGVLLELA from the coding sequence ATGACCGGCCACAACGACGACCTTCCGGTGTTGGTCATCGACGGATCCCGTTTCTCCGACTTCGCGGGTTTCGCGCGCGAGTTCTCCCGGCTGCTCGACGGCTACCGCTGGCGAGGGGGACTCGACGCGTTCAACGACGTGCTCCGGGGCGGCTTCGGCACGCCCGACGGCGACTGGGTCCTGCGCTGGCTCGACTCGCGGCTGTCCCGGGCCGCGCTCGGTCACGAGGCGACGGTCCTCCGGCTGACCGAGCTGCTCCTGACCTGCCACCCGTCGAACCGGCCCTCGATCGAGGCCAGGATCGCCGCCGCGCGGCGTGGTGAGGGCCCGACCCTGTTCGACGAGATCGTCGACATCATCCGCATCCACGGCCCCGGCGGTCGCGAAGCCGAGGACGGCGTCCTGCTCGAGCTGGCCTGA
- a CDS encoding DUF664 domain-containing protein produces the protein MRRGGDFTVPWVLAHVVQEIARHVGHLDALREPADGEVEE, from the coding sequence ATGCGCCGCGGTGGGGACTTCACCGTGCCGTGGGTGCTGGCCCACGTGGTGCAGGAGATCGCGCGCCACGTCGGGCACCTCGACGCGCTGCGCGAGCCGGCGGACGGCGAGGTGGAGGAGTGA
- a CDS encoding MBL fold metallo-hydrolase, producing the protein MADQLYFRQLLAGRDFAVGDPVATQMVNFAYLIGDRESGEAVIVDPAYAVGDLVQVLQDDGMRLVGVLATHHHPDHVGGDMMGFSLPGIAELLAIQQVPIHVNTEETEWVRRVTGVSGTDLRAHDHDDVLSVGAVDIRLLHTPGHTPGSQCFLVGDRLVSGDTLFLEGCGRTDFPGGDADAIYRSLQSLATLPGDPVVYPGHQYSAEPSAALSHVKDTNFVFRPRSLDEWHRMFGA; encoded by the coding sequence ATGGCAGACCAGCTGTACTTCCGCCAACTGCTCGCCGGCCGGGATTTCGCGGTCGGGGACCCGGTCGCGACGCAGATGGTCAACTTCGCCTATCTGATCGGCGACCGCGAGTCGGGTGAGGCCGTGATCGTCGATCCGGCCTACGCGGTGGGCGACCTGGTGCAGGTGCTCCAGGACGACGGGATGCGCCTGGTCGGCGTGCTCGCCACGCACCACCACCCCGACCACGTCGGCGGCGACATGATGGGCTTCTCGCTGCCCGGTATCGCCGAGCTGCTCGCGATCCAGCAGGTGCCGATCCACGTCAACACCGAAGAGACCGAGTGGGTCCGCCGCGTCACCGGTGTGTCCGGCACCGACCTGCGTGCGCACGACCACGACGACGTGCTCAGCGTCGGCGCGGTCGACATCCGGCTCCTGCACACGCCCGGCCACACGCCGGGCAGCCAGTGCTTCCTCGTCGGCGACCGCCTCGTCTCGGGCGACACGCTGTTCCTCGAGGGCTGTGGCCGCACCGACTTCCCCGGCGGCGACGCCGACGCGATCTACCGCAGCCTCCAGTCGCTCGCGACACTGCCCGGCGACCCCGTCGTCTACCCGGGCCATCAGTACTCGGCCGAGCCGTCGGCCGCGCTGTCGCACGTGAAGGACACGAACTTCGTGTTCCGGCCCCGCTCGCTCGACGAGTGGCACCGGATGTTCGGCGCCTGA
- a CDS encoding ABC transporter permease, which translates to MSISTTGVLTRARKPEATGPPRPAQRPASRRVSLRRWISPVVLVAAWQLASSTGVLPPEKLSAPWTVLTSAFDLARTGELGNAFVVSLGRVGAGFAIGAVAGVLLGIVAGLSRWGEALVDPPVQMLRTLPFLGLIPLFILWFGIGEETKIVLVALGVAFPLYLNVHSGIRTADARLVEAARALGFTRGERLWHVILPGALPQALVGLRQSLGLAWLALIVGETVNADAGLGYLINNAREFLRTDVVVVGLIVYAILGLATDALVRLLERRALRWLAP; encoded by the coding sequence GTGTCGATTTCCACCACGGGTGTGCTGACGCGCGCCCGAAAACCCGAAGCCACTGGTCCACCCAGGCCGGCTCAGCGGCCCGCATCACGCCGGGTTTCCCTGCGCCGCTGGATCAGCCCGGTCGTGCTCGTGGCCGCGTGGCAGCTCGCGAGCTCCACCGGCGTGCTGCCACCGGAGAAGCTCAGCGCCCCGTGGACGGTGCTGACCAGCGCGTTCGACCTCGCCCGCACCGGTGAGCTGGGCAACGCTTTTGTCGTGTCGCTCGGCCGGGTCGGGGCGGGGTTCGCGATCGGCGCCGTCGCCGGCGTGCTGCTCGGGATCGTCGCCGGGCTGTCGCGCTGGGGCGAGGCGCTGGTCGACCCGCCCGTGCAGATGCTGCGGACGCTGCCGTTCCTCGGGCTGATCCCGTTGTTCATCCTGTGGTTCGGGATCGGCGAGGAGACGAAGATCGTGCTCGTGGCCCTCGGGGTCGCGTTCCCGCTCTACCTGAACGTCCACTCGGGAATCCGCACGGCCGACGCCCGGCTGGTCGAAGCCGCGCGGGCGCTGGGCTTCACCCGCGGTGAACGGCTGTGGCACGTGATCCTGCCCGGCGCGCTGCCGCAGGCGCTGGTGGGGTTGCGGCAGTCGCTGGGGCTGGCATGGCTGGCGCTGATCGTCGGCGAGACCGTGAACGCCGACGCCGGCCTGGGTTACCTGATCAACAACGCCCGTGAGTTCCTGCGCACCGATGTGGTGGTGGTCGGCCTGATCGTCTACGCGATCCTCGGCCTCGCGACCGACGCGCTGGTGCGGCTTCTGGAGAGGAGGGCGCTGCGATGGCTGGCCCCGTGA
- a CDS encoding ABC transporter ATP-binding protein → MAGPVTPVVAVRDLTKRFGERTVLDGLELEIGCGEFVALLGRSGSGKSTLLRVLAGLDTEIEGTARVEGTVSVAFQQPRLLPWRKVWRNVVLGLRRDGESRSRDRRVAEQALEEVRLSEHEDDWPLTLSGGEAQRVSLARALVREPDLLLLDEPFGALDALTRLAMHRLVERLWRTHEPAVLLVTHDVDEALLLADRVLVLDEGCIVSEHVLGHPRPRTATDHADVRSRVLADLGVTEGASA, encoded by the coding sequence ATGGCTGGCCCCGTGACACCGGTGGTCGCGGTGCGCGACCTGACGAAGCGGTTCGGTGAGCGGACCGTCCTCGATGGACTGGAGCTCGAGATCGGCTGCGGCGAGTTCGTGGCGCTGCTGGGCCGAAGCGGCTCGGGCAAGTCGACGCTGCTGCGTGTGCTCGCCGGGCTCGACACGGAGATCGAGGGCACCGCGCGGGTCGAAGGCACCGTGTCGGTCGCGTTCCAGCAGCCGCGCCTGCTGCCGTGGCGCAAGGTCTGGCGCAACGTCGTGCTCGGCCTGCGCCGCGACGGCGAGAGCCGCTCGCGCGACCGCCGCGTCGCCGAGCAGGCGCTGGAAGAGGTGCGCCTGTCCGAGCACGAGGACGACTGGCCGCTGACTTTGTCCGGCGGTGAAGCACAACGGGTTTCGCTCGCCCGCGCGCTGGTGCGCGAGCCGGACCTGCTGCTGCTCGACGAACCGTTCGGCGCGCTCGACGCCCTGACCCGCCTCGCGATGCACCGGCTCGTCGAACGGCTTTGGCGCACGCACGAGCCCGCGGTGCTGCTCGTGACCCACGACGTCGACGAGGCCCTGCTGCTCGCCGACCGCGTGCTGGTCCTCGACGAGGGCTGCATCGTCTCCGAACACGTCCTCGGCCACCCGCGGCCGCGGACGGCCACCGACCACGCCGACGTGCGCTCACGCGTGCTGGCCGACCTGGGAGTGACCGAAGGTGCATCTGCTTAA